One genomic segment of Dehalogenimonas alkenigignens includes these proteins:
- a CDS encoding phage portal protein: MNNLSPSANDELDGRGRRYRGLLDFYRGQHWPAARREDKRLTFNYAATVVDKLTAYLLNGISVRAAAADESAESGVRAGRAQCLLDKTRSDNFLDRLDYETEIDAAVLGDGCYRLGWDAVSASVRVTSPDVAGIEVSYNFDGVTAERVTHAYAVDKETARRAWGFDCLNRTVDVLETWTAAEYQVACGGEVVAGGLNPYGFIPFIVFPNLPRSKSPWGASDLEPLIEVQRELNRSTSQLSRILELSGNPIAVLENVESSQDIAVSPGAVWHVPEEAKAYLLDLLQGGGAQLHINYIELLFRVLHDLSEMPRAAFGGLGRDVSGVALELELQPLLQRVWRKRLIRTGVYRKRAELMLALYSKYLGENFDGVGIEVIWSPVLPRDMAAAVAAEQALVQSGIHSRKRAMTGLGVDDPDREFSDWLAERESILKMNRSNNLKAGESAV; this comes from the coding sequence ATGAATAATTTGAGCCCTTCGGCGAATGATGAATTGGATGGCCGCGGGCGGCGCTACCGCGGCCTGCTGGACTTTTACCGCGGCCAACACTGGCCTGCCGCCAGGAGGGAGGACAAGCGGCTGACCTTCAACTACGCCGCGACGGTGGTGGACAAGCTGACCGCCTACCTCCTGAACGGCATATCTGTCCGGGCCGCCGCGGCCGATGAATCGGCAGAGTCCGGAGTCCGCGCCGGGCGGGCGCAGTGCCTCCTCGACAAGACCCGCAGTGACAATTTTCTCGACCGCCTGGACTATGAGACAGAGATCGATGCCGCGGTTTTGGGCGACGGCTGCTACCGGCTTGGCTGGGACGCCGTCTCGGCGTCGGTGCGCGTCACCTCGCCGGATGTTGCCGGCATCGAGGTAAGCTATAACTTTGACGGCGTGACCGCCGAGCGGGTGACCCATGCCTACGCCGTAGATAAAGAGACGGCGCGCCGTGCCTGGGGTTTCGACTGCCTTAACCGAACGGTTGATGTCCTTGAGACCTGGACCGCCGCCGAATATCAGGTCGCCTGCGGCGGCGAGGTTGTCGCCGGCGGCCTGAATCCCTACGGCTTCATTCCCTTCATCGTTTTCCCCAACCTGCCGCGGTCCAAATCGCCGTGGGGCGCCTCCGATCTGGAGCCTTTGATCGAGGTGCAGCGGGAACTGAACCGATCGACCAGCCAATTGTCGCGTATCCTCGAACTGTCGGGCAATCCCATCGCCGTCCTGGAGAACGTCGAGTCGTCGCAGGACATCGCCGTGTCGCCCGGCGCCGTATGGCACGTTCCCGAGGAAGCCAAGGCTTACCTGCTGGATCTTTTACAGGGCGGCGGCGCCCAGCTTCACATAAATTACATCGAGCTGCTGTTCCGCGTCCTGCATGACCTGTCCGAGATGCCGCGGGCGGCCTTCGGCGGCCTGGGGCGGGACGTCTCCGGCGTCGCCCTGGAGCTTGAGCTGCAGCCTCTGCTGCAACGCGTCTGGCGCAAGCGGCTCATCCGCACCGGCGTTTACCGCAAGCGCGCCGAGTTGATGCTGGCCCTGTACTCGAAATACCTCGGCGAGAACTTCGACGGCGTCGGCATCGAGGTCATTTGGTCGCCGGTACTGCCGCGGGACATGGCCGCCGCCGTGGCCGCCGAACAGGCGCTGGTCCAGTCCGGCATTCATTCCCGCAAACGAGCCATGACCGGCCTCGGCGTGGATGACCCGGACCGGGAGTTTTCAGACTGGCTGGCCGAGCGTGAATCTATTTTGAAGATGAACCGGAGCAATAACCTGAAAGCGGGAGAGAGCGCGGTGTAG